GAACATTAACAGGATTGCGACTAAAACAGACGTGTAACCATAAGAAAACTTGTTGGTGAGActtatgaaaaaatgaaaaagcaaaatggtcatgtggtctaaaaaattcagattgaccctatttcaAAGTGATGGGTACGTCGCTTCCTGcgtttcccttcttaccctgatgcaacCATCACTGGGGaacagggtcaatctgaactcatcagaccacatgacctgcTCCAAAGTCCAAGAGAACCCATGAACCATCATGCGTAGTGGcctctgtacaagcctctggaggtagtgttatgatctggtgttgcttcagtAGGTCAGGTCTAGGACTTAGCAACGTTacagtatgtggcaataaaatgaagttagctgatgacctgaaggTACTGAAGGTTATAACAATcaatgcattttttcttttccctgatggcacaggtacagtatattccaAGACTCAAATTATGAAAGAGTGATTCTGAAAGCAGGAgcaatcatttttaaacatgaatatgcttcttttttgtttttgtttttgttcaggtAGTGTATTTATGCCTAGTTGGACTGTAGAAGATGGAGTGTATTTATGCAAAGGCaaaaaaactcactcactcatataccgctttatcctgtattcagggtcgcggggacctggagcctatcccaagagacttagggcacgaggcagggtgccaatccattttagggcacacacacacatacacctgggcaatttgggaacgtcaattagcctaacctgcatatctttagactgtgggaggaaaccggagaacccagaggaaacccaccaagcacggggagaacatgtattGATTGCTTCAATAGAACAATCTCCGTGTACTTAGTGATAATGATATGAATAAGTAAGTGATTCTCCCTGACCTCTCGAGTTTCAGCTTTCATCTTGATGGTGGGTTTGTCTGTCTCCAGTCTCAGCATGGCGTTCCCTTTCACAGTCACCCGAAAGGCATTGGCGAAATCCTGAAAAAAGCAAGAATGTTAGTGAAACACAGAGGGATGACAGCTCTATGTTAAGTGAAAACCTTCCGTCTGAACATTCACCTCCAGCATGGTGCTGTTCCACACACGAGCTCTGATGGTGAGAGAGGCTGAAGTAGACATGTTCCTCAGGGGGCACGAGAAGGTCACGCAGCGAGCCGTCTGCATCGCACAGTCCTTTTATTCATAAAGGATACAGATGAAGCTGTTAGTGGTCCAGTGATGGTGATGAGTGATCTTCTGTACCAGTGGTTTATAGTGTACTGAACAAGTCCATTCTCAACCGATCAAATCGACTTTATGTGCTGAAGGTAACAGAAATGTGCCTGAATAATGTAGATGCTTTCACTTACActcctaaataaaatgttaaacttttttgcAAATCAATTGTATTTCTAGAAATTCGAACAGATATACTCAATGGCATGTGAGGGCAAATTGAGTAATTATAGAATGATCTAATTTCAATGAAAACTTTGATGGCTTAATACAGTAGCTGAACATGGATGCGGCTGTGTGTTGTACCATCAGGTAGGTCTCTTTGCGTGGAGTGAGAAGGGTTACAGCTGCTTCAGTGAGGGGCAGGCTGTTGTCCAAGTGTCGCTTAGGCCGTTTCGGACTCTTTTTTGCCAGCTGatgataaaaaacatttagtttAAGAAAATgcatctttttgttttaatcagttcaaaaaaacaaaaagaaaatcaaaatgCTTTTGTGCATGGCCACCAAAACCTAAAAAAGATTTAGATAGATTTTTAGCATAATAGgtgcgttcaggtcaaaccaggactaatACGAGCATGCTTCAGGTCTGAAATGCTGACCCaccaggaacccctttaatggcccaatcatgtggaaatggcttggagtgaggtcaggactgtatgtggGATGTGGCAGCTGAGTCCCGgtaatgtgcaagtgttgtttgtgaatgaatgtatgtacagtacagttcccacagacagatgcgtcttgtCCGCAAGTTGAAGACATATGAGTTATATGccaatttttaaggatcagacgttccacCCGCTGAAAGGATTATCATTCACGGACATACAGGTatggcctttttaaaaaaatgtttgcacgGTTCAAaggttttactgcggctaacagtctcatcaccgtactgtgtttgaagtaatctgtaaatgtcaatcattttttacggcttcattttttattaaaaatttcatTGCaattcccagtttgacttgaacactgcttgtattattttattaacaagCACGAGTGCTCATCTGATGATGTGTATTTGCGATTTAGTAAAATGTTAAAAGAGTGCCGTCCATACTCACTGTTAAGTTCAGATGATTTACAATTTGTCCGGGAGGAACGCAGTGCGACTCAGACGTCCCACCGGTTAAGATCTCTGTCAGATACAGCAGCCATTTACCGTTTGTCACTTCAAACGGCCATTGGAAATCCATCACCAGAGTTCCTAACATTCCTAATGGTTCTCCCACCACGTTCACCTGAAAGAAACAATAGAAAATTTGTTGTATTTAATGCACCTGAGACAACATAACAGATTATACCCAGGTTGCTAAAAAAGTTATaacgagtaaaaaaaaaaatatatatatatataattcatcgcagggcacacacacatacactatggccaatttgaGGACACCAATGAACCTAACCTACACGtccaaggggagaacatgcaaactctatgcacacagagacgggaatcgaacccggaccctggaggtgcaaggcgacagtgctggaCCACTACACTATGCCCAGTTCCCTAGTTGTTTTCTTCGCTGGATGTAGGCCAATAATTTAACCCCTTTTTACACCACTAAAATACATCAGTTATGGGAAAAAAGTGTTGCCAGCTAAGATATATTTAAtgagaaataattaaattaaagggTTTTGCATTGTTTAGGACATTCTCGTTTTTATTTACAAGATATGTCATACATAAAACACATAAATCACTTTTTTAGGTAACTCATCAAATCAACATGATTTGCAGCAGCTTATGTGATCTTATCTTTTATATACTTCCTATTGTCCTGGCTTACAGGTATCAGTGTAAAACTACTAATGGGAAATTCAAACATCATTATTGTCAAAATTGACACTACTGAAAACTGTATACTTGGACATAACTTTGGCCAATACAACAGTTTGTCTTTAATTTCTACAGTATGACATTTGATATTGCCTcattgcatgtatgtatgtatgtatgtatgtatgtactgtatgtaatgtatgATCCCCAAACTCTTGACTATTTTGCGAAAAAgtactttttgttgtttttacagttttattcacTTAAAAATAAAGTCCTTAAATCACTGGCCTCAAAACATTGTAAATGAATTGACAAAACATGAACATTACGTAAGGAATGAAACCCTCTTGGATGTGCTCTGACAGAAAAATAATCCCTGAGAGAGTGGTGTAATAACTACTGACCTACTGTCAAAACGacagatattaaaaaaaaatcaccaccaTCTCATCAATCAGATATGAGAATTCAACAGCATTGTGGTACGATAACTATGTCAAGTTAATTAGAAAATACTGACCTGGAAGACGTACTCCACTAGACTGCCGATGTCACTTGTGCTGTTCATGCCGGACTCGCCCACCACTTCACCACTAAAGTAAGTGTTCACCACTGAGTTCTCTCTGCAGGGTAGAGGAGTGCGGATTTATTCCCCCGTATAAAATCCCACTACCTAATTCTGTTGCTTAcgattgatcaaatctatcaaacGATGctttgaggaataaaacatttggtTTCAAATATTGAAGCATGTCAGGTGAAAAAGAAACCACAGGAAGATAAAAATGAAAGTGATCTAACTAGTGAGCTAGCCGACATGTTATAAAGCGAGTATGGCTCCTCCGGGCTCTAATTCCTCAAGGAGAACAAATATAAGCAAAAAATTGTGCAATACTGTGCAATATCACACACTTCCTACATCGTCCATACTACTTTATCCTGTTTAGCAGGATTCAGCAGCACAGCTACACAAAATGGACATTTGGCAACAAATTGGCATTTGAGTCGCAATCTATTAACTTTGTTATGgattgtttttggttttatgattttattatagaggcagaacaaaaacatttctggttttcaaacatcagtatttcatcgcaaaaaattaaaagttacagaaaaatatttgtatgccaGAAAAGAGAGTATTATATAAGCGACCActttttagataaataaaaaaaaaaagaagggttttgcatgcaaaaaagaagcaggtacAACAAAGTCCTCAAAGGAACTGAGTGTTTCCGTATAGAACTGACTTAATTAATTACAGTTTACTGGGTTATTGGCTTTTCTaagctttttattttgatttattttttttttaaatgcattccactgcagcatttatttgcatgtccCTAAGGCTTTGCGCTGTACTATGGCAACtcacaaaactgaaaaatacaattttcttctttcattgaaaaaataaaataaaatgaagcttACAAAGCATGCACAGGATTTTATTATCAGTAAAATCCAAACCAATTTACAAAACATTACCAAAGTGAAGGCCATCATCAAGCACAGGAGCCAGTGACATTACCAGGACTGAGGCATCCCACCCAAACTGATAAACAGGCAACTTATTAGTGTGGCCAGCAGGAGACCTACAGCAACATTAAAGGAGCTGTGGGAATATCTGGCATGTGCTAGTCACACCCTTTATGAGGTCTGGGCTCTGAGGTAGGGGGCTAAATGGAAGCTTAGAGATAAATGCTTTTATAAAGACATGAAGAGGGCTGTACACAGGGAACCTCCCCGCAATCTGACCGATCTGgaacatttttttctatttcttttcccTAAAAATTTATTACCTTTGCTTGGATACACAGCATAAACCTACAATTAGatgtgcagattttttttatatcacctGTGAGATGCATGCTGCCCCTACATGAAACTAATGCAtatgtttatatgtatatatttatataattatatatctaattatagctttttttttattacaaaattcaGTTATTTAAACTAACCAGGTTTGTCTCAATATGTTGAAAGGTCTGCTTTTTAACACACTTGTGACTCATATGCATGCCCAAAATATTCTGTATTAATTTGCAATACTTCTTGCCCCATTGCTTTTATCAAAACTGTATCATTTTGCTGTAAAagtgttcatactgtatgtttcttaATTTCTCATTTATGTCTACCTAATTATTGATTGTAGGTTGTGGATCTTTACTGTGCTTTATAACACGAGCTTGGAGTCTTTAATATGTAAAACACAATAAGgattaaaactaaactaaaggataaaaaataaagcaggttgacatatttataaataaaattaattgaataCAAAACATTATCATCATTAACGGTATTTCATAACTGAgtcatttttgttatattgtgcACCTGTGTGTAGGGAATACATTtcaaagacatactgtatcaaGGCGTAAAAATCTTAGAAATGTGTAATTATGTACATACATAGAGAAAGAGGTGAGGATTGTGTTCTCCACATTCAGGGTGACTGGGACAGGAAAGAGATCGGTCTGTTCACTaagactgaacacacacacacacacaaagatacaGAAACACACATCAGAAAGTTTCAGAATTATCATATGAGTGTGTGCTGCTGGAAGAATCTTTTGATATTCTAAAAACCACATGCTGAATCAAAGAGATCAGGACACTCACGTAGACAGCTGCAGCTGCAGCACGATCTGATCTGTGTACAGTGTAATATAAGTCTCGAATAtaatttgaaaggaaatctgcaaaggaaaaaacgagggcagaaaaagaaagcataaataaaaaattaaaagaaatgattaaaaatgtcTACATGTGACAAGagttatgtatatactgtatatatatattttttttcctttttatatatatatattatatttatttacaggatTGTGTTACCTTTCTGTTGCCCTTAAATGGATTTCCAAGATCACACAGTACAGTCTTGTTAGCATTACACTCGATTtcctgttattaaaaaaaaaacataagttaGAGAGACCTTCTGGATATTGTAGCAATGCTTTTAAAAGCTGTAAAGAGCGCCACCGTGTGGCCTAACCTTGGAACGAAAGCCAGAGTAGGTGAGTGTAGGGGGAACGGTGATGTTGAGCATGGCCTGATGTGCGTCCTCGGCTGGCTTGTTGTTCCCAGGCACGTTGCTCACCTCCACTAACAGCACCAGCTTCTTCACACTGCTGTTATATTCCATCGTCTGTCTATCATCCACGCTGAAATGAAAGCAAAGTTAAATGAGACAAAAAACAAGACAGACATTATGACTGAGTTATGGATCAGTTAACAGTCGATATCGTAAATATAATAATCTTCCCGTTATATGGAAATTTTATGGTTGTGTCATATTACACATTATGAAGGGAGCAGGAGCTAAAATTACACTTATAGCTTTAGACTAAAggagaccaaaggccagcctgccTACACCATTACCATAGAAAAGTCAAAGCTGCATAACTTGCTAAAAAATAGTCAATGTtggaacacccagtgcaccacgcACAGGGCCCAGCAGACAAGGTCCCGAGTTCTTCGATCCAGCCTCTAAACTCCCCAGGTTCTAATCCAACTGGAACGCACTGAACTAATAAGCCTGATCTACAGGAACCATCCCACAACTCCAAaactgggcataatgttttgccTTGTAGACACAATATTAGCAcaatattttagtaaaatagacacaaaataaaagttaattggACACtaagcataataaaaaaaaaaaagcaatgtgaGGCATAATGTTTAAGAGTGTTATCACACCTGGGGAACACACTTTGCTGCTCACTGGCAAACTGAGCCTTCACCTGCAGATTGCTGCTGCATTTGTTATCGGAGCCACACTCCTTCTGGaagttaatctaaaaaaaaaaatgcaaggaataattaataataaccaACATGTTGCAGAACTATATTTGTACAATTCAAATTAAACTTTTGTGTATACACTATAAGGCAAACGGTTTGGAGAACACCTGATCATCACGCCCACATGTGGTTCTTTTACACAAAATCGCCTTTGGATGCTGTAGAGTCACTAAAACTTAGAGTTCCAGCTCCAGAATCGCAATGTACACATGCACAAAGTGAGCGCAGTGAAGACATGGTTTAACAAGGTTGGGGCGGAAGAACTCAAACAGTCAATGTTCTAAAATCTGTTATTATAACTGCAAAAGAAGAACCAAATCTGGCATGTTCATACAGTAAAAACACAGGTGTTATGTTTCACATTCCCGTAGTCCTTTAATCAGCTATTGCCTGTGTAAAATGATTGTATCCGTACCTCGGTTTTCTCCGTCAGCTGTTGTTGGCCACTGAGCATGGGGAATGCATCGAGGTCCTGTAGCGTCTGCTGGGGCTCCACCTCAGCGTCGCTCAGAGAAACATTCAGGAGGAACACAATCGGCTCCAGTTTATTTGATACCTGCTCCTGTTGTGGAGGAAACACCGTTACTTTAGAGAGGTGAACACGGCACTAAAACCGTGCACCAATCTTAGACTATCACAATTGGTTCAGTTTTGTTGAATATGGCATTCAGCATCTAACAATTCTccattttaagttaaaaatgtaACTGAAACTTCCATACAAACAGTTTTACTGCAAAATTAGATCAACATTATTTTTCGGACTTCCACTCATTTTGGCAATCGAggttatttaaaacttttttgtcaaaaatcgcTATATATTATTCTTTTAGATGCTTTGAACTCTCATTAGTCCTGACGTGATGCATGATGCACTTTAACGGAAAACATATATGAAAGAGAATTAAACACAGGGGTAAGGCTTCAACACCAGGCTGTTGTGTTTGCTGTATCTGGTTATGGCTTTATGTTGTCTTCTTAATTTAGAACTTCTGAACTCTTTTTCGACTGGAATTATTGCCTTATTTTTGTTAgaaattcttattttaaatatgttctataataataattatgattattgaACCCATTGATGTATATGTTGATTCAAAACCTGTACTATCATAAGGTTCTGTTATCTTCATGCATCTTTCTAActgaaaaacattttctgtccAAAACCTTGACACTTTTTTCCTTGTTCTTAATTGCTACCATTATTTGCTACAATAACATAATCAAAGCatacattttagattttttcattaaaactcATCAACATATTATTGATTCTAAATCGCATACTTACATTGCCATAAACCAGGACTGCCGGCTTATTTATCATTGTGACAAAATTGTGGCAGGTGAATTTTGCGAAATGATTGAGAAATTTGTACTTaagtaattaaaacaattttgaaataatattttaggATTTATGGTAATAACAAACCATAACAGCCTTGACTCAAATTAACCACCTTACCACTTTGCAATACGTCTTGCTTTTACTGCAATTTTACTATTGGACATACAGTATCTCATTTTGCTGCCAaactgtacatattttaaaaaaatgtaagtaataTCTCCTTGTTTCTCtctatttttattaaagaatcagtatatatatatatatatatatatatatatatatatatatatatatatatatatatatatatttatatttatatatatgtgtgtgtgtgtgttttaacaaaACACTCTCCGTATATTTAATCCAAAATTGAAAACTCTTTCCTTTGCTCAAGAGACCTTACCaatgtcattaaaaatgtaaaagcacaatcacattatattcacagtctaatttaattataaattaggCCAAGATCAAGATACAATATGTGACCAGATTGGAATGAAAAGCAGCGACATATCCAACAAATTGCATAATCATGCTTTTTATGTACACAGTCTGCATTAAGACAGTGAATATTAAATTTAGCATGAAGGCCAATGGAATCTTGGCTGTGTGATGTTTAGTTTTTGACCAACGTCTAGCTTCAGTTCTTTACCatccatgttctttttatgtTCTTTTCTAATGTCCATGTACTTTTCATTTGCGTAAGGTTGTTAAATCTCAATGTGATTTTTTAGTTTTGATGAGAATGCACAGTAAACTGTGTATGATGAAAGGTAATAGCAGTAAATGTGTGGATTCGTGAGAATGCTAATTAACAGCCTTAACTGCTGCTTACATTTACTCGAAGCTTTAGCTCCTGGCAGGTTGGAGATGAGAAGGACAACAGGCCTGTGTATGTGCTTTTGCCATTGATGAACTGCACTCTTGGGCTTCGCCGGTTGCGGTCTGCCTCTACAGTGTACTTAACAGCTGGGAAGAGAAAAGAGGGCTTATGGGCTTATCATTCATAAGAAGAGTCATATCTAAATGTTTATCTGATTCCTCTTTTACTTACTAATGTCCTTTTTAAAGTTACGGTTTCCATTGCTCATCGTATAAGTGAAACACATCTTCGCTGTTATACTACAAAACACAATATAAACTTTTGTTCATTTCAGTGCTTTCAGATGAAAGGGTCTAAAATAGATTCGATTAGAACATCCTcgcaaaaaaaaatcccaaaaacaTGTACGGAAGCGTCCTTACCAAGGGTCCATGCACTGGTTGGGATCCACAATCTTTGGCTCTACTGTgaagtttttggataaatggATAACTGGACGCGCCCTGACATGgaatcaaattcaaataaaacagaatttgaGGAACACTCATTTCTATTAAGGTGACAGTATGTGTCTTTAGGTCGTAGGCATTTTATAACTAACCTCAACAGTGCTATACGGTCATCGAGAGAGCCGACTAGGATGTCAGGATATTTGTTGCCGTCCATGTCCATGCCTCCGCTGAGGGAATAGCCGAACGTCTGGAATCCACCAGATCCCAAAGACTTCCCTTCAATAACCTATCAATAATAAAGAAGAAATTAGTTATTCCATGTAATGCATTAATGCAATTCTGTAAAGCAAGACACAGCTTCAACTTTACCTGACTGGGAACAGTCGTTATTCCCTCCTTGCTCCCTGTCCATATATAGACTTTTCCTGAATCATGGAACGGTGCGCCAACTGCAAAATCTGACAGAGCAAATCAAGAAAGAGGACGTTTGAGAAATTGGACACATTTATGGTAAGCTTGTGTTCCTCTAGGTGGCAGCAAATCTCTAAGTTTTGTTCAGCTACATTAAACTTAAAGTGCAAGAATTCTTGTTTTCAAAGAACTACCTGGAGCTTCTGACAAGATGAAAcattattgcttaaatataaatgctattccatccatccatccatccatctaccttggaacctctgtagtccaactatgaACCATGAAGGCCAATGGTTACCAATGTATTCAATCCCAACAATGGTAGGAGcttcagtcaacattcacacaacaTTAAgccatttgggaatgccaattggcttaatctgtctgtctttggactgtgggaggaaacccagaccctggaggtgcaagcgctaaccactacatcactggCCTACCATTAATACTATTATAGACTATAATACTATTTTGTGTGGCCAAAAGTTCGTGCACACCTGACCACCACATCCATATGTGCTTCCACTCGTCTGGGAGGGGTTTCCAGTAAATTGTGGAATGTGGCTGTAAGATTTGTGAACAGGTTCGGAGCTTTAAGCTCCAATTAAGGGAAATTGTCATTCCACAGCGTCAAAAGAGAGTTTTGGTGGGAaaagtcaggtgtccacatacttttgaccaTTGCAACCGCGTCGTGCTGAAATACACTGTACCTTGGAATCCATCCTGATTTATATCTCCTATAGCTGCCACAGCGAATCCGAACGCAGAACCCTTTTCACCGTTCAGGATGATGCTGGACTTGTTCTGGAAAGATCCGTTTTCGTTCATGAAAATGTACACCGCTCCGCCGTGCTCTTTGTAGCGGTCGAAATAGAACGGCGCTCCCACTATCAGGTCATTCCAACTGAGGTGAGCAAGAGGGTCATTGGTTAGCTTTCGTTTCTCAGAGAGGGGATGAAGAAACAGAAATCAGGAACATGATGTATATTCAATTACAGTTGAGATCTCAAATGGTTTTGGAGGTGATTTACATCGTGTAGTATACCAAAAACAACCAGACTTTCTATAAGTATGGACTTTTAGCATAAAAGGTTTAAAACTGAGGTGCTATTGTGTACTCGTTGCCCATATTTGGGTAAAAAAACTGACATCATACAGTGTTTTCCAAAcgactaaaaaaaaacagccagatcaatcaataaaaatgtaatataactGTTTTATAACTGAATTTTTCTGATTGGAACCATTTTATTTGTGCTTGACAGGTGCCTGGTTGTAAGAATGGAACTAAGTGACCTACTCGTCATTGTTGAGATCCGCCACTGCTATACTGCTCCCAAAGTAAGAGCCCACTTGCTCTCCTGGGATCACAATCACAGGCTCGAGCTTTAACGACCTTTTCACAGCCAGCGTCACTGAACCCCTGGAGTCATCTCTTGGCGCCCCTGTAACCACCGTGTACTCTTTTCTGCTCAACAACTTCATTTCTTCTGTTACAGAATAgcctaaaaaaagaaagcaaaatatatttacataattcgaataatgaaaatgtgtataatttgtCTGGGTACTTCTTATAGTTTGGAGCAAATTTGGACGTACCCATGTAGCTGTTGCGCTTGTTCAAAAATTCAAAGCCTTTTTCACTGTAATCCCAGGAGTTCCCTGGGCTGGTGTCTCTCCAGGTAACATGCACATTGCCTGGTGAAAGAAAGACAAGCTTGATCAGGTTTCTTGCAGGAGTGTTTCCCAGTTGTGCAGCTGGAGGTATCTGTGCTGCTCACCCTGCCATTCGAAGCTCCCCGTGCAGCCGATGTAGACATCGCTGTCCGTCATGCCTGCAGAAATGCCCATGCTGCACATGCCTTCCATGTCCATGTCTGTGTTGGGGTTGCACACTTCATACGAGTGGTCCTGCCACAAGTCCTCGCGGTCAAAGCTCAGGTCGTTACCCCGGACGAAGCATTTGCCCACCATCCGCCGCTGTTCCTCTCCTCCGCCCTGCACTATCTTCACATAGCGGTGGCCACATGCCTGTGAGAAGAAACTGTACTTCAGATGCTCGACCAACATGtggatatgaaaataaaaatactacagTTGTAAGAAGATATATATAACATGCTAATCTcgctcagtcactcactcatcgtttatactgttttaaactctgtacagggtcatgaggggcctggagcctatcccaggagacttagggcatgaggtggggttcGCCCCAGACAAGTTGCCAAAtcatcgcagggtacacacacacactatgcctAATTAGGAATTAAGATCGCCaataatctgaatgtctttgggctgtgggaggaaacagatcaagcacggggagaacatgaaaactccacgaacacagaccctgaggtgggaattgatTCCAGATCCTGGAGATGtgaagcaacagtgctaaccattaagccactgtTCCACCACATATAAAACGCTATGTTAAAATGAACACATTAAtaactgtgcaggacttgtatctgtcattcccaagacgaatCGATGCTGTATTGGCCTTAAAAGGAGCCTCTACATCCATACTAATAAATTATTGTGATCTAAAACCAGCCGTTTTAGTTTTATTGTGGTCCTGGCACAAGTCCTAGCGGTCAACCCCTGTAAGTTATAATTGTGTAATGTAAGTTTTtgtgtattaaatgaaaaagactGTATAAGCAAACCatcaataatatatattttctctttttgttttttttttaccgggactttaaaaataatttttataaataaaataaattgtaattaaatacatcaaagagaaatttttaaaaatgtctaacTGAGGTCATTTTGTTAAACATATCAGAAACTTTGCTTAATTTGAACTTATATTCAGCGATCATCAgttgtaatgatgatgatatgaTAGTATGATCACATTGCTGCCAAGTTCGAAACTTGACATGCGTCATTAAGGATTTTTGTGGTGAAGGTAAATTGTAAAGACACACCTTCGCTCACCTGAAAAGAACATTCTGTAACGCAAGGACGTACAGTAGGTAGGGCACCATGTGAACTTAGTTGCCCGCTCAGAGAAGTGTCATACAGTTATTTTTAGCCCCCATAGAACAGACAGAACTACCAAATAAGGTGTGACTGCTTGCAT
The DNA window shown above is from Clarias gariepinus isolate MV-2021 ecotype Netherlands chromosome 14, CGAR_prim_01v2, whole genome shotgun sequence and carries:
- the itga3b gene encoding integrin alpha-3b: MAPGSPLHFCLCVILTAQTCCGFNLDLRFPVIKEGRTKGSLFGFSVAQHRLTQKPRKYLLLAGAPKDKALSKLKVNETGAIYSCPITTDPADCTRVDFITSTDSSEMIEGMWLGVTVASQREHPGGRVLACGHRYVKIVQGGGEEQRRMVGKCFVRGNDLSFDREDLWQDHSYEVCNPNTDMDMEGMCSMGISAGMTDSDVYIGCTGSFEWQGNVHVTWRDTSPGNSWDYSEKGFEFLNKRNSYMGYSVTEEMKLLSRKEYTVVTGAPRDDSRGSVTLAVKRSLKLEPVIVIPGEQVGSYFGSSIAVADLNNDDWNDLIVGAPFYFDRYKEHGGAVYIFMNENGSFQNKSSIILNGEKGSAFGFAVAAIGDINQDGFQDFAVGAPFHDSGKVYIWTGSKEGITTVPSQVIEGKSLGSGGFQTFGYSLSGGMDMDGNKYPDILVGSLDDRIALLRARPVIHLSKNFTVEPKIVDPNQCMDPCITAKMCFTYTMSNGNRNFKKDITVKYTVEADRNRRSPRVQFINGKSTYTGLLSFSSPTCQELKLRVNEQVSNKLEPIVFLLNVSLSDAEVEPQQTLQDLDAFPMLSGQQQLTEKTEINFQKECGSDNKCSSNLQVKAQFASEQQSVFPSVDDRQTMEYNSSVKKLVLLVEVSNVPGNNKPAEDAHQAMLNITVPPTLTYSGFRSKEIECNANKTVLCDLGNPFKGNRKISFQIIFETYITLYTDQIVLQLQLSTLSEQTDLFPVPVTLNVENTILTSFSIENSVVNTYFSGEVVGESGMNSTSDIGSLVEYVFQVNVVGEPLGMLGTLVMDFQWPFEVTNGKWLLYLTEILTGGTSESHCVPPGQIVNHLNLTLAKKSPKRPKRHLDNSLPLTEAAVTLLTPRKETYLMDCAMQTARCVTFSCPLRNMSTSASLTIRARVWNSTMLEDFANAFRVTVKGNAMLRLETDKPTIKMKAETREFTVNIDPIPGEETPYNVPLWIYIIAGVAGILLLGIISLILWKCGFFKRAVYYKVMPKYHGVKIRREERYKLSRAFQPEHELNKKLWVTNWTEVQEYYY